TTTTACTTCCTCGTCCTCACATTCGTCCATCTCTGTCTGatgttttttgcagtgtttctCAAAAGTGGCCATCTTCACAAAGATTTTGTTGCACACCTTGCAATGGAAGAGCTGCTCTTCGTTTTGTAAGTGCAGTTTCAGCTGCAGATACGAGGAATGAGCGAAGGCCCCCGAGCACACGCTACAACAGAGCATCCCGCTGGCCTGGTGGCTTTTCTCGTGTTGTTTTAGCATGGACACTGACCTGAAGCCCTTGTTGCACGTGGCACATATGTACCTGCCCCTGCCCAGCTCCAAAGCCTGATGGTTAAGCAGGTGGGCTGATGTGCGGAAGGCCTTACCACACTCGTCACACTTAAAAGGGCGCTCACCTGTGTGCAAGCGCAAGTGTATAATAAGTCCGGCCTTTTgcgtaaaagccctttcacattGTGTACATTTGAAGGGTTTTTCACCAGTGTGGAGCCTTCGATGGGTTTTCAGGTGTGAGTCACGGCCAAAGCATTTATTGCAATCTGGGCATTTGAAGGGTTTCTCGCCAGTGTGGGTGGTCTTGTGGCGCATAAGCTGGGACGACTGCatgaacatttttgaacatacACTGCATTTGTACTTCCTTTCTCCAGTGTGTGAGCGCAGGTGCAGTGCAAGGTGAGCCGACGAGATGAAGGTCTTGGAGCAAAGCTGGCAGGTATGAGGCTTCTCCCCAGCATGGGTGCGTTTATGTAGAACCAGACGAGAAGAAAGAGTAAAAGACTTGTCACAGTAGGGACATTTGTAGGGCTTGTCTTCAGTATGAACTTGCTGGTGCTTAGTGAGCATGGATACCTGGGCAAAAGACTTGTCACAAAGGCCACAAGGGTGGGATCGAGGCTTGGAAGAGTGAGACATCTTGGCTGACTCAGAGCTGAACAAAAATCATCAcacctaatgaaaaaaaaaacattaataaatcatttagtttagattgattaaacacttaaaaaaaaaaatctattgttatCCTTCCACTttctaatttcacatttaatgtgttacttgccaattcttcaaaattatttgaaaaatgtattcaatttctaagtgaaaataatttttacatcaaTTTTGTTTCAGTGACTTTCAAGGTCATTATTGAGTGGCGGTCCTTCTCAAGAAGCAAGGAAGGCTAAATGTCCAcaaatttattctaaataaacataaaaacaatggaATACGGATGTTTTGATCAATCATTTACTACTGTATGCAactcaaatacataaaatttataaGAATGGATGGAATGGacacaatatttcatttgtttctgttAAAATGCAGCTGGAAAGGGCAAaacaaattatgtaatataactaattacagttaaatattactattattcaaTTGCAAATATGTTATCATATGGCCTAACAGATATTTCAACAGTGCCTAAACTTTATGCAGGCCTCTTAAAAGGGTGAAATGTATTTTTCCTGTTCTGCTGCATTTGATATCACAGCTCAAGGTTGGAGGGTGTGTGTACTGTTGTAGCCTACTGACAATGGCTTAACATTTATTTGAGGATGTTACACAGGAACATCCTCAGCTGTGATTGTTCGCTGTTGTTTGAACATATTTTGGTCGTATGATGACAGTGACGTTCTTCGAGACAATTTTTCAGGAAggaaatgtgtaaaatataaatcaaacttGCTGTGCTCCGCAATATAAAGTTACAGTATATGTTTTATAAAGGCTATTATCAAGATCTGGTTTTGCTAGAGGAAAGCACTAGCTTAAAATATACACGTATAATTAACACGTTATAAAAAAACGTGTTCCTGGAAGTGTTTGTAAAACTGGACAATACAGACTTCCTGGAAATGTTTGTATTGGCCAGTCTGTAGCGGGCATTGTGTAGGCAAATTTCTTCTTGTggatgtacagtatattacacTCAGATTATAACgcgttaattatatatatatatatatatatatatatatatatatatatatatatatatatatatatatacatatatatataacgttataACAATACAAGCAAAAATTAATGTGACGCAAGGGTGAATTAAAAAGTGGAACATTTTGAGGACAGAGAGATTTCCTCATGTCCTGCGTCCACCCCGTTTGTGATCAACGTTACGCAACATCCAAGAGCAATTTGCAAACATGCAAACTCACCCCTTTATCACCGTTTCctccaaaaaaaacccaaaactttcaagtttttattaatatctctTAGTTCCCCTCATTATTCACTGCATAGCTACTCGCGTCAGATTGTCCATGCATTCTAATATACGCTAAATCACCGCAGATGAACGGACATTAATGTATAATGGCGAAATGTAATGCACATAAGCATTTTCAGGTTTTTGCGAAAACCACACGAACTGACAGCGATGCTACGTTATCACTGGTACTGTAAACAAACGGAAATCAGTTTCTCGCCTCCGTGGAAGCCATAGAGTAGCCTAACAGCCTGTCatgctatcaaaataaaagttgtctAACGGCAAGAACATTACTTACAATTCTGTTTACTTATAAATGCCTTAATAAATAGAGCAAATGCAGATTTCAGCAAAATTACtctcattaaatttatttttgccCCCGTGAATAATACATTAAGAATTTAAAGgctttcatcattttatttgtttgtttatttatttattaaggctattgtttgtttgtatagcgACGGTAGGTAGTATAGTAGGCCTATAGTAGATCTGTtcatatgatgattattattatttataatttatatatctaattattattagctGATCTTGAGAATAACTgacattgattaaaaatacaaagtcCCCTTAAGACGCAcgtaacaaataatatttttgttttcaagtaTCCTGTTGCAACAATTACTTTAAGAGTTTTGTACATTCGGAGATACTCTGcgtgaaaacagttttttttttttcttcttcttcttcttctttccggTGTCATTCATTGAACTGAATGAGGAGGGTTGGTTTCGTTTTTGCAAAACAGGATCTTTCAAGAGAACGGAAACTTAGAGAAGCCTCTAGGTTTCCATTCTCTGGAAAGAGCCTATTCGCGTGCGCCAAATCGAATTGAGCGCACTGAGAGGGTTTAACTGAGCCATTCTGATCGCTTTGCTTTCATTCTGCGGATGCGAGTGGAAGCATCATCATGACCCATAAGGACCATTAAAGGTAGGTGATAACCTCATGCAGAAGTTACATgagtttttgaaatgtaatttatggttatattaatatttagtaatataatattaaactaatataacatataacagaGTTCTTTTCTATTTTGCAAGGCATAAGCAAACAACTACAGCATGCTCCTGAACCTTTATACTTCTGAGTTCCTTTCATACAAGTTTAAAAGTCTGGCTTGCAGTTCTGCAAGATGTGGTTTTATTATAGgcctattttaattaattttatttatttattcattcattcattcattcattcatatattcatttagcATCTGATATGCTAGGTAACACGTTTTCATATAGTCCACAAgtgattttatattgttttctgggaaacatataaatatcttaatttatatgtcttaaaaaatacctaaaaataaaataaagaaaatatatgacaaaatatgCAACGAttgcaaatgaagatattttgaagaatgttaaccacacagttgatggtagccattaactttgtatgaaaaaatatatactgtatatactatggaagtcaatggctaccatcagctgtttggttaccaacactcttcaaaatatcttcttttatgttcagcagaagaaagaaactcatgtaGGTTTACTTGAGGGAaagttaatgacaaaatgttaatttttgggttaactacaTCTTTATCACAGgtgaataaataacatatataatgtAACTTTAAGCAGAGCAAAAGAGAAACAGTGTAACTAGcagtttatactatttttttttttaactcctctACAACTTCTAGCTAAATTTGAAACGATAAGAAATGAAGAAATATATTGTTACGGATCTGCAAAAGAAAGGACCCGGATGCAGAATGTGTAGTGATTGTGTTTTATTGACAAGACAGGGCACAACAAAGGAAAGTGAGGTGTGAAACAATGCAAACAGTAGGGAAGGGCAGACGACAGGCAGGGAGTGTGACCACTGAGACCAGTCCTGGCTGAAATTGAGGGCTGCGGAGGAAGAGGGAGTCCCAAGCAGGATAATGGCAAGGAAGACCAATCAGAAACCAGATTTCTCAGATGTAGAACCAGTCTTTCTTCTAGGTGGATGGCTCACAGGGCCAGAGGCTTGACACTCAAGTATATTATAGGACAGATACACCAGTCTTGCTGCCAGGCAGTGTGAGTCAGTGGCCCGGAAATGTCCTGGACACAGGGCGGGGCGGGGAATGAACACAAGACTCACAATAGACAATTCAAGACACAGGGTAACAAGGCATGGCacaagagagaaaataataaaataaaatgagacaaaaataaaaacctgatattttaatttgtgaaaaacTATGACTAgaggaacaaaaataaataaataaataaataaaactaggaATAAATACCttaaacttggaaaaaaaaaggggggggggggggatatttgCATGGAATAGTGATATCTGATTCTTGAATGAATAGTTCTTTTGAGCTGGTTCTCAGGGAAGTAACCGGTTGAATGGGTTCACAAAAAGGAACTAAATAgaactttttcttaaaaaaaaaaaaaatgcatattgtaCAACACAAGACAGGGAACAAATTATTTGAACTTTATTTCCGAGTTGTGAAACACAAAGCTGAAGTAGCATGTATGActcaaaaataacataatgagCAGGTTCAGCCAATAGCAAAGTTTACCAAGGATTACTAAGGAGTCCGATAAGTGATTTGTCCTTACTATGCATTGTCACTATGAGGCATGTACTGGACACgtactattattaaataacattttattaaaacctgcaaGAAACTTTCTTTTTAGagatgtaaatacattttactatagTTTATTGTGCATGCAGATTAGCTAAATCAAAGACTGTTAATATAATACTTTAGACATGTTGGCTAGAACATATCTGTGTTTGTGCATCAAACTGAACTGGATGAActtagagatgaaaatgagtagaaacaatataaaaaaaaaaaaaaaaaaccaccaaaataccacaaaaaaaacccCGAGTTGCATAAGACCAATATATAAAAGAttagacaaagaaaaaaattaagaaagtaTACACTAGAAATACAACAACATCAGATTGACTAGAACAAGAATGTTTAACTGCACGGACAGGCAAGTAAGCAggaacacacaacaacaacaaaaacagcaattcAATGGGAAAGGAGCACAATAAATAGGGAGCAGAGGATCAGGGGAACACAGTCAGCCCAATGAGGATTAAACAAGGGGGCATTGTAACAGGAAACAAGGAGGCAAGACGAGAGGAGCACATAgcaacacaaacaaagacaaagtGCTTAAGCACAAGACAAAGTAAGAAACATTAAACAGTGACAAGACTGTCAGCattcactgataaaaatgattttgcagtgaagaaaatactatggaaaaacaaatgtgatttctacattaaataatatagttCAGGCAAGAATTTTAAAAGAGTAAATTCTATTTTAGTCCTCAATTTAAGCGTGTAGAAATTAAAGTTCGaacttataattatattttacttggaattgttttttacaaggattctttaagGAAATCCCAAGTCATGATCCCATtcttcccatcatgcactggggcatgaataattaataaggttacatttttcactgttttctaGTTCTATATGcactgttttatggttgcttttgtcGATGAGTAACTTGCTGTTTTGTGACAtctggagttcattttctacttaaaatgtgtttttgtataaaatgtaaattgtgtaCTGTGTATGAGGTATCTGTGTTCATTTGATTCAAAACTATATTGAGTAAACATATTATCCTAAAAAGGATAACGAGCCATCTACTTGCTTACTTACGTTTGTAATTGAACCAAGTGCTTTAAtagcgtttttttattttttatatttttttaagaaaagtttacaAACCATGATTGAGTGTAATGTACTTGAGTATTGCAGAGTAAACTTAAAATTATTAAGTAACtctaccactagcgcatgctgatAACATTTTATTCTTCACTAGTAACTTGTgtcgtagcctacgagtcaattgtgtcatcatcgtacagtctgtATGCATCTCGTACCCAGGTTTATCAGATATATGTTGCACAGTGTGATCTTTTATGTTCTTATAAGATTGATGAAATCACACAGTCTGTAGAAGGCTTAAGAGACCTTTGAATATCAGAAagatatgattaaaaaaagtgtacgtgtgacacattcattcattcattcattcattcattcatatattcattcattcatttagcatcTGATACGTTAGGTAGCATGTTTTCATGTAGTCCAAAGgtgattttatattgttttctgggaaacatataaatatcttaatttatatgtctttaaaaaatacctaaaattaaaataaagaaaatatatgacaaaatatgCAACGAttgcaaatgaagatattttgaagaatgttaaccacacagttgatggtagccattaacttagtattaaaaaatatgtctGTATATACTATGGAATGTACATTAATTTAGAGAGCCCTCCTCATGCTGGAAACACTGGTTCGAATCCCTCTCAGAGCGAGCGTAGCAAGTAGAACCGGAGGGTTTACACAAGTATTCAGAAGATGGTAGAAAACAGTGGGAACTGTTTAACTGCTCAGGACAAACTAAAGACTCTATTACAAATCATAAAACACTCATGGATCATCCAGGTTATGAGACACAATATTAAGAATCAAGTGTAGGCTAtatgtaaacttttaaaactgATTAGTTTGTGTAAATTGAATCATTAGTTTGCCCTTTGGACTATAacatatacatcttttttatgaaatagcttattctgggcagtacagaaaaaaaaatataatcgctcttacatttgttaatttattaatattttgcagatTTTGCAAGGAGAACAGTTTTGTAGCTATAGGCCACAAGAGACCCAAGAAAGCAGTGCAAACTACtacatggacttttttttttttattataacaatggTTTGAAACTGTTCAAAGGAATGCACCTTTTAAGATTTGTAAAAGTTAATTGTTggtttaaaggtttttgtttttttttttacactcaggAGACTGTTAAAGAAAGACAATGAGTTCAGCATCAaggcaaaagaagaaaaagaagtaaGCGTGAATTTATTCActgcatgttttttgtttaagatAATTTAATATCTGATTAATATCTGACAAATAATCCCAAGCATACTAACAACTGACTagcattaattaatctaattttgtACTTTATCTGTTACACATTGAACCTTGAGTTtgatttgtatgtgttttgtgccATTTGTGATAAACTTTACATTGTTCAATGTAGAAATAAATTTGGTGCTACATCTCCACCATTCATTGACTACTTGAAAGAAATTTTGAGAAGGTACCCAGATGGGGGACAAATTTTGAAGgtaggtaataaaaaaataaaaaaaataaaaaaaatacctttacaTAGTGCATGAATAATTGTGCATCAAATGTATGCATCTTATACCTCATCCATCAATAATAATTATCTTATAAAATATCAGGAGCTGATACAGAATGCAGATGATGCAGGAGCTTCAACTGTGGTGTTTATTCATGATGAGAGACATTATGAGACTCACAGCCTGTGGACTGAAGAGCTCGGAAAATATCAAGGTatatacacaaaattattttagagCCTGCAACAAAGGATATTACAATATAGGGGTATTGCATTAGTCTTCTAGTTTTCTAGTTATAGTCTACCTCATTCATATATTACAATGATGAAGATTTCAGGAGTTTCGCAGCATATcttctgttttgtaaatgtttttttttttttttttttttagttctaaaaGTTAATTACTTTTTATACTAAATCAAACTTTTAGACACACTTTGCCATTAATAACTGAGACCTGTGCTTTTCCTCTTTTGAAAAGCACCAGTCACCACTGTTGTATATCAAACTGTATCTCAGATATCCTAAACTAGGTCAAAATCACTGTTTAGTCCTAAGAAACTAGGCTGCAAATAAGTGCACAGAGTGCATACAGTATTGGAGATATGATTCATCTGCTAGGACTAGTACTGAATTTCTTTACTATGCAAAAgactaaatgtaaaagttttttgtttgatcATTTTTCTATGACCATTTGTAACTTTGATCTGGCAGGACCTGCTCTCTATGCCTTCAATGATGCAGCCTTTACAGAGGAAGACTGGGAGGGTATTCAGAGAGTTGGCAGGAGGATCAAGCAGGATGACCCCCAACAAAAGTTGGGAGATTTGGGAATCGGTTTCAACTCTATTTGTTTATCATATTACAGGTAAAATATGCTACATTACCTTATTGTCTCATATAACTTTATTAGGTATTTTAGTGCCTGCTGATTAGAAATCCTACAATACTGCTTGTTGATTAATGAAGTCTTAACATCACAATATGTCAGttaatatctttttaaattatatatcacaTTATTTAACCTAAGCTACTGATGATCACAAATCAATGCTTTTCCCTTTTTTGTCATCTTCAgccttccacccccccccccccacgcttCCAGTGGTTAGCATGCTAACAGATTAGATTGACAGAatgataatattgtaaaaattaattttccttttgAATTCTCCTATACTGTTTACTTGTCAGAGGGTAGGTTATATGTTTATCAACATTATTAGGTATCACAACAGAAATACACTATGTTACAGATTACAGTAACCTTTTTTAATGATCAGTCTATTATTAACAGTAAAATGCGATATTGGACATTTAATCGTGCAtagtcatttctcattttctttttttacatttagatggaATTTTCCATCATCTAAGACTCATCATCCAAGTtaataacactaaaaataacatgtatttaaaaacattttattaaatacagtatttagCCAATCTTTATTAGGAAACACTTCTTACTATTaaatagttgtttattagcatgcctatttttaacatattgactgtttattagtacatataaagcatttattgtacatgaccatattctatatccctaatcctacccaatacataaacttaacaactaccttactaactattaataagcagcaaattaggagtttatttattagttgcagttaatggtttattaatagtgagaatttaaactttattgtaattttgttgtgatcCTCAAATTCACTCAAAGCACTAATTTCaggataaaaatacagtatatgtaatatcTGTATTGGCCAGAATTGGTGCATCGTGGTTGTAGTGTATTATCAACAATCTGATTGCAATGACCTGATTGACTGCAACATCAGTTTTAACAAATAACTGGCCATCAGGGTATGTTGGGTGTCAGATTCTGACAGGGGCTTTAGCACAACACTAGTGAtgtaacaattttataaataatttttattgttttttacagaCCTGCCATGTGTCTTCAGTTCTGAACACCTAGCCATTTTTGAtccacaaaagaagatgtttggAGAGGATGAAGAAGGCTATCGGTGGTCTTTGAATGatgaagaggacagagagagcCTTTTGAAATTCAGAGATCAGTTTCAGCCCTTTCAAAATACTGTCAGTAAAGTCAACAGTTGTTCCTGGGGAGACGGGCGGGTCATCAGCGAGGAGCAATACTTTAAAGGACCCCTCCTCTTCCGTTTCCCTCTGCGTAATGAGGCTTCAGAGATCTCAGATAACTTATATGACTCCACAAAAGTTACCCAGCTTTTTGACAGTTTCATTGCTGATGCAGACATCAGTCTTCTTTTCCTGAGAAATGTGTCATCCATTACTTTGCTGCATATTGACACCAATGGCCTCTGCAACAATAGACTCAAAGTTTCAGTGTCAAATAACTTTACCACTGACCTTTCTTATATCAAGAAGGATTCGTTtgacagaaaaacatgttttaaaacagtATCACAGATTTGCCAGCAAATGGTAGAAACAAGGACCAAGTGGCTTGTGACAACTTGCCTTCTGAAACAGGGATATATACCAGAGATTGATTCTCTAGCCAAAAAGCTGAGCTTCTACCCTCAAGTTGATGCAGCATTTCGATTAGATGGAGACAGATCACTTTGCAATGGGCGACTAAGTTGCTTCCTGCCACTTCCAAATAATGAACCAAACAAAACTGGGCTTCCCATTCACATCAATGCTTGCTTTGGCCTGACAGACAATCGGAGGTTCATCAAGTGGCAAGAAGGCGGATCAGAAGAATGATGAGTCTGCGATGTGGAATGAGCTGCTCACAAAAGATATTCTTTCCCCATGTATATCTCATGATGATTCTAGATGCCATTCAGTTATCAGGAGTCTCAGCCCTGCCTTCCCCTACTGTTTACAATCTTTGGCCTGACCTATCGAAGACTGTACATAAAGAGAGATGGCATGAAGTTTCCAACAAATACTTCTGAAAGTTCTAATTTGAATACAAGATCTTTCACCTTGCTGATAATGAGCAAATCTGGGTGTCTCTCCTCAGAAATGCAGTTTTTTCCAGTAAAAACTATATGTAGTAACACAATGTCTGCAGTGTCAAGATTATTGATTGCTAAAGGAGAGAACCTGGTCACAGTCCCAGAACATGTTTTGAAAGATGTTCAAGAAATCTTCCCTAAAAGTGATACCTTACCATTATGATTCCATCTTATGCTAGAGCTGTCCTTCACAGAAGTGAGGCTGAAAATCTCAGTAAAGATGACAAATACTCACTTCTTGAATTTGCTCTCAGTGATGAAAAGTACACAGAGCTAGAAGGACTTAAGCTTCTTCCTCTCAGTGATGGAACCTTCACTTCATTTGGCAATGGAGTGCAGAAGACTGTGTTTTGATTGACACATGCAGAAAGTTTCCCCAAGGGTAAAGTTTGACGTGTCTTTTTCCTATTTGAATTATTCAAGTGTGTTTCATCGTATATCCGGGCTGTCAGGACttgtaataatttcattttttttttctttatttatgaaCATTGCTTGCCATTTTGTAATAGAGAGGTTTTTACCCCATGATCTGAGGCCATTTTTGCACTGTGCAGCTAAAGAAAAGCTAGCCAACAAGGAGTTAAGAAAAAttgtttcatatatttaattGGAATGCTTATAATAATTTGgaaattaaattgtgtgtgtgggtggtgtgcaTGTGtcgccatgtgtgtgtgtgtgtgtgtgtttcaggtcatATACAGACATAATCAATTTGGATGCACAACAAAGTTGTTGCACTCCACAAAGCCAGCACGGGTAACCATGGACTGGGGAAAGTGTTCCCAAGGTCATGTGGACAtggaaaaacagaacatttttttcaTCATCCACCAAGATGAGAGCTGGCTGGCTGAATTCTGGAGTTTCTTCTTAGCGCTGAATGGATATGAGTGTTAAGCAGCTTTATTAACATGCCTTTAATACCAGTGGAGCCACTGCAGAGTTCAGGCCAACTCTATATTGTTAGCAAGGTTTGCAGAGTAACACAACTTTGATCTTTCAGAGTAGCAACAGGGTCCAACTTGTCAAATAATGTTCAGAAAGTGTTCAAAACGGTGGGATGTACAGGTCATAAAAAAGAGACGGTGTCCTTAAGACATCGCTTACAATGAGAGTTAGTTTCTTCCAGCTTCACCAAGAAATGTTCTACAAGTCATTGTGAACTCCAACAGAGATCAGGTCATCAAAGGCATTTGCCTCTGCTTCATC
This genomic stretch from Cyprinus carpio isolate SPL01 chromosome B9, ASM1834038v1, whole genome shotgun sequence harbors:
- the LOC109083848 gene encoding zinc finger protein 525-like, whose translation is MSHSSKPRSHPCGLCDKSFAQVSMLTKHQQVHTEDKPYKCPYCDKSFTLSSRLVLHKRTHAGEKPHTCQLCSKTFISSAHLALHLRSHTGERKYKCSVCSKMFMQSSQLMRHKTTHTGEKPFKCPDCNKCFGRDSHLKTHRRLHTGEKPFKCTQCERAFTQKAGLIIHLRLHTGERPFKCDECGKAFRTSAHLLNHQALELGRGRYICATCNKGFRSVSMLKQHEKSHQASGMLCCSVCSGAFAHSSYLQLKLHLQNEEQLFHCKVCNKIFVKMATFEKHCKKHQTEMDECEDEEVKEEDSQDPPFELHTAASPTPSTSEVNTRSKTRAKIKTTIENS